The genomic region ACAAAGCTGGGTCTGTCCCGAAGCAGTGAGCTCATGATCTACTACATGCACTGAAGTATTCAAAGACAACGACTCATTCATGTTCACAAGCTCGGTTTTAACCCAGCAGAAATGGGTCATAACACCATGTTTTTACTGTGCaaacatccaaataaaacagttgCATTGTCATAAACACTGCAGCCTGTGGCGTTTATGGTTGTTTAGTTCACTTGTAGGCCATTAGCACAGAGTTGATCAGTGATATGTTTACATCTGTGCATTATGAGCAtcttcattcagtttttttctgtcatctgtGTTATTTTACACCTGGAAACGATCCAACATGGACCCGATTTTCTGTGTTGCTGCACAGAAGCACATCAGGGAAGAAGGAAAAGATCCCAATACTGTGTTTCATTCCCACAGTCAGGATTAGGTGTCAGCGGCTGTTTATGAGGAGGGTGTCAGTGTGGACTGCGTGTCCTGCAGGGATTTCATCCTCTGATCTCATTAACAGCTTCTAAccaggaggagggggaggagctCTGTGGAAACGTCCCCACCTCTGGACGTGAGCTGGATGTGAGCTGGACATCCAGAGCCAGAGGGGAACATGGGCAACAGTGCGCTGAAGTCTCACCTGGAGACCTCCCAGAAAACGGGAGTGTTTCAGCTGACGGCCAAAGGCCTGCAGGAGGTAGGAGGAGCAGCTGGGAGGAAGTGGAAACAAGTCACTTCTTGTCTGAGTAGTGCAGCCCCTTCCAACAGAAccaggcaaaaaataaaagcagtggGTATCAATGAATTAGTCATGTGATTTACGGATCGTTGATAGGCCTTCTAGCGTCATGCTACAGCTGTAAAACAGTAATGAGTGTGCATTTTAAAGGGATGCTGACGTGGATGTAAACTAGATGGCGCTGTTCTGAACTTGTCCTGGTGTCTGCCTGGTTTCAGTTTCCAGAGGAGCTCCAGAGGCTCACTGCCAACCTTAGGACGGTGGATCTGTCCGGGAATAAGATCGAGGTTCTCCCAGCCTCAGTCGGAAACTTCCTGCAGCTGAAAAGCCTGACGCTGAACTCCAACAAgctgagtgagtgagtgagcgGTAGATAGTGTCTGCTCCGGGACATTCCAACCACGCTTCCTCTAAGATTTCTGTTTTCCCTCTTTAAGCTGGCCTTCCTGCAGAGATCGGCAAGCTGAAGAAGCTTGAGACCCTGAGCTTGAATGGGAATCAGATCCAGCAGCTGCCCCCCACCTTGGGTCAGCTCAAGGCCCTGAGGACCCTGAACCTGTCTGGGAACCAGTTCACCGAGTTCCCAGCAGGCCTGGGAGCGCTGAGGCAGCTGGACCTGCTGGATTTGTCCAGAAACAGGATTCAGAGCGTCCCAGCAGCCGTCTTAGAGCTGCAGGCCATCGAGATCAACCTCAACCAAAACCAGGTTTCTCTATCAATAAGAGAGCAGCATATTACTGTAGAGATCCTTCAAGTGTGGACACAAGCAGAAACATTAGTATGCTAACCCCTCAGGttgtatgtttttcatatttcccaGTAGCCCCTTCAGTTTCAGGAGgacatttttaagtcttttaaaccaattaatgttttaaaatgttacccATATTTATGACTTAGATTaactttgtttcattatttttttgactttgGTCCTCGAATTCATATTCATGCAACTTTGAAGTTGCATGAATATGagaaaaagtaatgt from Xiphophorus couchianus chromosome 13, X_couchianus-1.0, whole genome shotgun sequence harbors:
- the lrrc57 gene encoding leucine-rich repeat-containing protein 57 encodes the protein MGNSALKSHLETSQKTGVFQLTAKGLQEFPEELQRLTANLRTVDLSGNKIEVLPASVGNFLQLKSLTLNSNKLTGLPAEIGKLKKLETLSLNGNQIQQLPPTLGQLKALRTLNLSGNQFTEFPAGLGALRQLDLLDLSRNRIQSVPAAVLELQAIEINLNQNQISVLSAEVSRCPRLKVLRLEENCLELSSIPESILSESQVSLFSVEGNLFEVKKLRELEGYEKYMERFTATKKKFT